One Dokdonia sp. Dokd-P16 genomic window carries:
- a CDS encoding type I restriction-modification system subunit M: protein MSDKISTTDINRVVWQACDTFRGVIDPSQYKDYILVMLFLKYVSDTYTERYEAHLKNYDGNIERAERAMASERFMVPEHSHFADLYDKRNEPNIGELIDIALKDLEEANREKLTSSDGAGIFRNISFNSSNLGEKKDKNARLKNLLTDFNKLNLRPSALEGQDVLGDTYEYLISNFASDAGKKAGEFYTPKEVSILLARLTKSKSGARIYDPTCGSASLLIKAGKQVDSGDFSLYGQEANGSTWALAVMNMFLHGFDNASIRWGDTLRTPKHTEGDHLMKFDTVVANPPFSLDKWGQENAETDKYNRFSRGVPPKSKGDWAFILHMIESAYEDTGKIGVVVPHGVLFRGGAEGRIRRRVIEDNLLDAVIGLPANLFFGTGIPAAVLIFNKGKGDLTETLFIDASEEYDSGKNQNVLSTAHLDHIVDSYVRFRESKITTGVVEDKYSYVATREELEENEYNLNIPRYVDTFEEDAEVDITQVQTEIQQLEEGLKGIQAKMQEYLKELNL, encoded by the coding sequence ATGAGTGATAAAATTTCAACCACAGATATTAATAGAGTCGTATGGCAAGCCTGCGATACCTTTAGAGGAGTCATAGATCCTAGTCAGTATAAAGACTATATTCTTGTGATGCTATTTCTTAAATACGTTTCTGACACCTATACAGAACGTTATGAGGCACATTTAAAAAACTATGATGGTAATATAGAACGTGCAGAACGTGCTATGGCATCAGAACGTTTCATGGTTCCTGAGCACAGTCATTTTGCCGATTTATATGACAAACGTAACGAGCCTAACATAGGTGAGCTTATAGATATTGCTCTTAAAGATCTGGAAGAAGCAAACCGTGAAAAACTAACTAGTAGCGATGGTGCAGGTATCTTTAGAAACATCAGTTTTAATAGCAGTAATCTTGGTGAGAAAAAGGATAAGAACGCAAGACTTAAAAACCTGCTTACTGACTTTAATAAACTAAACCTTAGACCATCTGCTTTAGAAGGTCAAGATGTTCTAGGGGATACTTATGAATACTTGATCAGTAACTTTGCCAGTGACGCTGGTAAAAAAGCGGGAGAATTTTACACGCCTAAAGAAGTATCTATTCTACTAGCTAGACTCACCAAGTCTAAGTCTGGAGCGCGTATATACGATCCTACATGTGGAAGTGCCTCTTTATTGATTAAAGCAGGGAAACAAGTAGATTCTGGCGACTTCTCTTTATACGGTCAGGAAGCAAATGGCAGTACGTGGGCACTTGCAGTAATGAATATGTTTTTGCATGGTTTTGATAATGCCTCTATACGTTGGGGTGATACGTTACGTACTCCTAAACATACCGAAGGTGATCACTTAATGAAATTTGATACCGTAGTGGCAAATCCTCCTTTTTCCCTAGATAAATGGGGACAAGAAAATGCTGAGACTGATAAATACAACCGTTTCTCTCGTGGGGTACCGCCTAAGAGTAAAGGCGACTGGGCATTTATATTGCATATGATAGAAAGTGCTTATGAAGATACTGGTAAGATAGGCGTTGTCGTGCCTCATGGTGTGCTTTTTCGCGGCGGTGCCGAAGGTCGCATACGTCGCAGAGTCATAGAAGATAACTTGCTAGATGCCGTTATAGGTTTACCTGCAAATCTGTTTTTTGGTACAGGTATTCCAGCAGCGGTTCTCATATTTAATAAAGGTAAAGGAGACCTTACAGAAACGCTATTTATAGATGCCAGTGAAGAATATGACAGTGGCAAGAATCAAAATGTACTATCTACAGCTCATTTAGATCATATAGTAGATAGTTATGTACGCTTTCGCGAAAGCAAAATCACTACAGGCGTAGTAGAAGATAAATACAGTTATGTTGCTACACGGGAAGAGCTGGAAGAGAACGAGTACAACCTCAACATACCGCGTTATGTAGATACATTTGAAGAAGATGCTGAAGTAGATATTACACAGGTACAGACAGAGATCCAGCAGTTAGAAGAAGGGCTGAAAGGTATACAGGCAAAAATGCAAGAGTATTTAAAAGAATTAAATTTATAA
- a CDS encoding restriction endonuclease subunit S, producing MKLSNIAKITSGINGRRNPEGSIYYLSARDFISSHEIDTQTAPSLMPSSKMDRHFLEKGDVLVLSKGHHGFTAHTYQGEKQPAVASSIFMVLKNIESTVMPKYLVWFINLSTTQNELIKYGRGSVLPAINKTILGDLTIDVPDLKTQHIIVTLDQLKKQETRIIKQLDQLKTTKLELQLKSKTI from the coding sequence ATGAAGTTAAGCAATATTGCGAAAATAACATCTGGTATTAATGGCCGTAGAAATCCTGAGGGAAGTATTTATTACTTGAGCGCTCGGGATTTTATTAGTTCTCATGAGATAGATACTCAGACAGCACCTAGTTTGATGCCCTCCTCTAAAATGGATAGACACTTTCTTGAGAAAGGAGACGTATTGGTGCTTTCAAAAGGGCATCATGGTTTTACAGCACATACTTATCAAGGGGAGAAACAACCAGCGGTTGCTTCTTCTATTTTTATGGTGTTGAAAAACATAGAATCTACGGTTATGCCTAAATACCTAGTGTGGTTTATTAATTTGAGTACTACTCAAAATGAACTCATTAAATATGGACGTGGTTCTGTATTACCCGCAATTAATAAAACTATTTTAGGTGACCTTACTATCGATGTGCCTGATTTAAAAACTCAACATATAATTGTTACACTAGACCAGCTCAAAAAACAAGAAACCAGGATTATAAAACAACTAGATCAACTAAAAACAACCAAATTAGAACTTCAACTTAAAAGTAAAACAATATAA
- a CDS encoding Z1 domain-containing protein → MIFPKFKKTKGYDPALESCIIDTVDKLQKMETDVRHPALLLGNIQSGKTRCFIGIMALAFDQGYDMTIILTKGTRALANQTIRRLESEFEEQLLADEVKVYDILNMPTLTPWLLNQKLIIVVKKETNNLDRLQNLFEEYSAFKNKKTLFIDDEADFASNGFKRDKNADDGVSMNTLAVKISDIRQLFDKQYDFLQVTATPYNLYLQPEVIHLNGETYAPMRPKFTSLVPIHDKYVGGKVYFEDSELEGNPANFIHAPVTIDELEALSRSHATILRNVLYTPRLATLRNAVTSYFVAGAIRNIELGKVYKSSFLFHTEISKARHDWQMTLITEFLSQLQNEAKKDSLYFDEIIKSNYEAIKVSARLTREKVPSYQEVYDFVKDYLTKEYYGIVKVNSDNDIMSILGSDGQLRLDNPYNIFVGGYTLDRGITIANLLGFFYGRNPRIFQQDTVLQHSRMYGARAKDDVSVTRLYTTNRIHRAMARMHHLDAVTREAYVRGEHHDGVAFVERDPQNEIRPCAPNKILISDIEVIRPGKRFLPIGFTTGPIQTLKAVRKNLNNLIDAIPLDDRGTATISYGLAKEILSLIIHTLDFEEGYNWDVTTYVAMMKRFSHRANQAENREKVKVLIKHDRNISRIKASGAYTDNPDDGNKDTPLARQLANDTCALILLEQNGDKEKGWKNTPFWWPVLIAPSATPPAIVATNHE, encoded by the coding sequence ATGATATTTCCAAAATTTAAAAAGACCAAAGGCTACGACCCAGCATTAGAAAGTTGTATCATAGACACAGTAGACAAGTTGCAAAAGATGGAAACTGACGTTAGGCATCCAGCTTTACTTTTAGGTAATATACAAAGTGGTAAAACCAGGTGTTTTATAGGTATAATGGCGCTAGCATTTGATCAAGGCTATGACATGACTATTATTCTTACCAAAGGAACTCGTGCACTAGCAAATCAAACAATAAGAAGATTAGAAAGTGAATTTGAAGAACAGTTACTAGCGGATGAAGTAAAGGTCTATGATATTTTAAATATGCCTACTCTTACACCATGGTTACTTAATCAAAAGCTCATTATTGTCGTTAAAAAGGAAACTAATAATTTGGACAGGTTGCAAAACTTATTTGAAGAATATAGTGCCTTTAAAAATAAAAAAACTCTTTTTATAGACGATGAAGCAGACTTTGCATCAAATGGCTTTAAAAGAGATAAAAATGCAGATGATGGAGTTTCTATGAACACGCTTGCAGTCAAAATAAGTGATATAAGACAGCTTTTTGATAAACAATATGACTTCCTACAAGTTACTGCAACTCCTTATAATCTGTATTTGCAACCAGAGGTTATACACCTCAATGGAGAGACATATGCGCCTATGAGACCTAAATTTACCTCATTAGTTCCTATACACGATAAGTATGTAGGTGGTAAGGTATATTTTGAAGATAGTGAGTTAGAAGGCAATCCGGCTAACTTTATACACGCTCCTGTTACTATAGATGAGCTAGAGGCTTTAAGTAGAAGTCACGCTACGATTTTAAGAAACGTTTTGTACACTCCAAGATTAGCTACTTTAAGGAATGCAGTAACGAGTTACTTTGTAGCTGGTGCAATAAGGAATATAGAATTAGGTAAAGTCTATAAGTCTAGTTTCTTGTTTCATACAGAAATATCGAAAGCGAGGCACGATTGGCAAATGACACTTATCACAGAGTTTTTAAGCCAATTACAAAATGAAGCAAAAAAGGATAGCCTATATTTTGACGAAATTATAAAATCAAATTATGAAGCTATTAAAGTTTCTGCAAGATTAACTCGTGAAAAGGTACCTAGTTATCAAGAAGTTTATGACTTTGTAAAAGACTATTTGACCAAAGAATATTATGGTATTGTAAAAGTGAATAGTGATAATGATATTATGAGTATTTTGGGTTCTGATGGTCAGTTAAGATTAGATAATCCCTATAACATTTTTGTGGGTGGTTACACCTTAGATAGAGGTATCACTATTGCAAATTTATTAGGCTTTTTCTATGGTCGTAATCCAAGAATATTTCAACAAGATACTGTTCTACAGCACAGTCGTATGTATGGAGCACGAGCAAAAGATGATGTGTCTGTGACCAGGCTTTATACCACAAATCGCATACATAGGGCTATGGCTCGGATGCATCATTTAGATGCAGTTACTAGAGAGGCATATGTAAGAGGTGAGCATCACGACGGTGTTGCTTTTGTAGAAAGAGATCCACAAAATGAAATAAGACCTTGTGCACCTAATAAAATATTAATCTCTGACATAGAGGTCATTCGACCGGGCAAACGTTTTTTACCAATAGGTTTTACTACAGGCCCGATACAAACTCTTAAGGCGGTACGTAAAAATTTAAATAATTTAATAGATGCGATACCATTAGATGATAGAGGAACTGCGACTATAAGCTATGGTCTGGCAAAGGAAATTTTATCACTTATAATTCATACGCTAGATTTTGAAGAAGGATACAACTGGGACGTTACTACCTATGTAGCAATGATGAAACGTTTTTCTCATAGGGCAAATCAGGCTGAAAATAGAGAAAAAGTTAAAGTATTGATCAAACACGACCGCAATATAAGTCGCATAAAAGCCAGTGGTGCTTATACTGATAACCCAGATGATGGTAATAAAGACACACCATTAGCACGACAACTTGCCAACGATACCTGTGCCTTAATATTATTAGAACAAAATGGCGATAAAGAAAAAGGATGGAAAAACACACCATTTTGGTGGCCAGTTCTTATCGCGCCAAGTGCTACGCCACCAGCTATCGTAGCGACAAACCACGAGTAG